In Deinococcus sp. QL22, the following are encoded in one genomic region:
- a CDS encoding cupin domain-containing protein, translating to MTTQTYKVSQSDTQHGEHGEHHLIRGQTGQMRLWHREEPDPAKPESVNDYETLGYVIEGRAELIVNGQTISLAPGDSYCVPSGASHTYRITETLTAVEVISPGK from the coding sequence ATGACAACCCAGACGTACAAGGTCAGCCAGAGTGACACGCAGCACGGCGAACACGGCGAGCATCACCTGATTCGCGGCCAAACGGGACAGATGCGCCTGTGGCACCGCGAGGAACCCGACCCCGCCAAGCCCGAAAGCGTGAATGACTACGAAACACTGGGCTACGTGATAGAGGGCCGCGCCGAACTGATCGTGAATGGGCAGACGATCTCGCTTGCGCCGGGGGATTCGTATTGTGTGCCGAGTGGGGCCAGTCACACCTACCGGATCACGGAGACGTTGACGGCGGTAGAAGTGATTTCGCCGGGAAAATAA
- the gcvP gene encoding aminomethyl-transferring glycine dehydrogenase, translated as MRPLTELLQTDDFTRRHIGPSEGEQAAMLNELGYDSLETFIRTVVPAAIVRPTEMQVGGPVTEAQALADLKAVAAKNKVFRSYIGMGYSGTHTPPVVLRNLLENPGWYTAYTPYQAEISQGRLEMLLNFQQMVMDLTGMEVANASLLDEATAAAEAMTLAKRTAKAKGNVFYVADDVHPQTLDVIRTRAEFFGYEVQTGAANAQLPEGTFAALVQTPGTYGDLHDLSHIAERVHTGGAALIVATDLLACALVTPPGEQGADIVIGNSQRFGVPMGFGGPHAAFLACRSAYQRSMPGRVIGVSKDSKGKTALRMAMQTREQHIRREKATSNICTAQALLANMAAAYAVWHGPEGIKTIAERVHVMTGMLAKALVNSEYEPNLTFFDTLTFEADTAKLRLRIEASGINVRYEDDRIGVSLDETTTTEQLADLIQVLTGEPADLDALDSEYLLGIPANLQRTTPYLTHPTFSAHHSEHGMLRYLKQLENKDYSLTHGMIPLGSCTMKLNATTEMIPVTWPEFGQIHPFAPADQTEGYTHLLAELEAWLADVTGYDAVSLQPNSGAQGEYAGLLTIRKYHAARGDSHRTVCLIPASAHGTNPASAAMMGMSVVVVKTDDIGNIDFEDLKAKAEQHSDNLGALMITYPSTHGVFEENVREVCDLIHAHGGQVYLDGANMNAQVGLTSPGFIGADVSHLNLHKTFAIPHGGGGPGMGPIGVKAHLAPYLPNHSVRATSESQTGAVSAAPYGSASILPISYLYIRLLGAAGLKRSTEIAILNANYIAHRLRGAYPVLYTGPDHDGLGGRVAHECILDIRPLKQASGISEEDIAKRLMDYGFHAPTMSFPVPGTLMIEPTESEPKAELDRFVAAMLGIRREIQEVEDGLLSAEDSPLRHAPHTQGDLISDDWNRAYSREVAAFPSAAQRAWKYWPAVNRVDNVYGDRNFVCSCPLISEYAELQLSE; from the coding sequence ATGCGCCCATTAACCGAACTCCTTCAGACCGACGATTTCACCCGCCGTCACATCGGCCCCAGCGAGGGCGAGCAGGCCGCGATGCTGAATGAGCTGGGTTACGACAGCCTGGAAACCTTCATTCGCACGGTGGTTCCGGCGGCGATTGTGCGGCCTACCGAGATGCAGGTGGGCGGGCCAGTCACCGAAGCCCAGGCTCTGGCTGATCTGAAGGCGGTGGCGGCCAAGAACAAGGTCTTCCGCTCCTATATCGGCATGGGCTACAGCGGCACACACACGCCGCCCGTGGTGCTGCGGAACCTCCTGGAAAACCCCGGCTGGTACACCGCCTACACGCCGTATCAGGCCGAGATTTCTCAGGGACGGCTGGAAATGCTGCTGAACTTTCAGCAGATGGTGATGGATTTGACGGGCATGGAAGTGGCGAACGCCTCGCTGCTGGACGAAGCCACCGCCGCCGCCGAAGCGATGACGCTGGCCAAGCGCACGGCCAAAGCCAAAGGCAACGTGTTCTACGTGGCCGACGACGTTCATCCGCAAACGCTGGACGTGATCCGCACGCGGGCCGAGTTCTTTGGCTACGAGGTGCAGACGGGCGCGGCAAACGCACAGCTTCCAGAAGGAACGTTTGCCGCGCTGGTGCAGACTCCCGGTACCTACGGCGATTTGCATGACCTCTCCCATATTGCTGAGCGGGTGCATACGGGCGGCGCGGCGTTAATCGTGGCAACCGACTTGCTGGCCTGTGCCTTAGTCACTCCTCCGGGCGAGCAGGGAGCCGACATCGTGATCGGCAACTCTCAGCGCTTCGGCGTACCGATGGGCTTTGGCGGCCCACACGCGGCGTTCCTGGCCTGCCGCAGCGCGTACCAGCGCAGCATGCCGGGACGCGTGATCGGCGTTTCCAAGGACAGCAAGGGTAAAACCGCCCTGCGAATGGCGATGCAAACCCGCGAGCAGCACATTCGGCGCGAGAAAGCCACGAGCAACATCTGTACCGCACAGGCATTGTTGGCAAATATGGCCGCCGCCTACGCCGTGTGGCACGGGCCAGAAGGGATTAAAACCATTGCAGAGCGCGTGCATGTTATGACGGGGATGCTGGCGAAGGCTCTGGTCAACTCGGAGTACGAGCCGAACCTGACTTTCTTCGACACCCTTACTTTTGAGGCAGACACCGCCAAACTTCGTCTCCGAATAGAAGCCAGCGGCATCAATGTCCGCTACGAAGACGACCGCATCGGCGTCAGCTTGGACGAGACGACAACCACTGAACAGCTTGCCGATCTGATTCAGGTTCTGACCGGAGAACCTGCCGATCTCGACGCCCTAGATTCCGAATACCTGCTCGGCATTCCCGCCAATCTTCAGCGCACCACGCCCTACCTCACACACCCGACCTTTTCCGCGCACCACTCCGAACACGGCATGCTGCGTTACCTGAAACAGCTGGAGAACAAGGATTACAGCCTGACGCACGGCATGATTCCGCTGGGAAGCTGCACCATGAAGCTAAACGCCACCACCGAGATGATTCCGGTGACGTGGCCCGAATTCGGGCAGATTCACCCGTTTGCCCCCGCCGATCAGACCGAAGGCTACACGCACCTGCTGGCGGAACTGGAAGCGTGGCTGGCCGACGTGACCGGATACGACGCCGTGAGTTTGCAGCCCAACAGCGGGGCGCAGGGCGAGTACGCGGGCCTGCTGACGATTCGCAAATATCACGCGGCCAGAGGCGACAGCCACCGTACCGTTTGCCTGATTCCAGCCAGCGCCCACGGTACCAACCCGGCCAGCGCGGCCATGATGGGCATGAGCGTGGTGGTGGTCAAGACCGACGACATCGGCAACATCGATTTTGAAGACCTGAAGGCCAAGGCCGAGCAGCACAGCGACAACCTCGGTGCGTTGATGATTACCTATCCCAGCACGCACGGCGTCTTCGAGGAAAACGTGCGCGAGGTGTGCGACCTGATCCACGCGCACGGCGGGCAGGTGTATCTGGATGGGGCCAACATGAACGCGCAGGTGGGCCTCACCAGCCCCGGTTTTATCGGCGCAGACGTGAGCCACCTGAACCTGCACAAAACCTTTGCTATTCCGCACGGCGGCGGCGGACCGGGCATGGGGCCGATTGGGGTGAAGGCCCACCTCGCGCCCTATCTGCCCAATCACAGCGTCCGAGCCACATCCGAGAGCCAGACCGGAGCCGTGAGCGCCGCGCCGTATGGCAGCGCCAGCATTCTGCCTATTTCCTACCTGTACATCCGTCTGCTGGGAGCGGCGGGCCTGAAGCGGTCTACCGAGATTGCCATCCTGAACGCCAATTACATCGCCCACCGACTGCGCGGCGCGTACCCTGTGCTGTACACCGGGCCAGATCACGACGGATTGGGCGGGCGCGTGGCCCACGAATGCATTCTGGATATTCGGCCCCTGAAACAGGCCAGCGGCATCAGCGAGGAAGACATCGCCAAGCGCCTGATGGACTACGGATTTCACGCGCCCACCATGAGCTTTCCCGTGCCCGGCACGCTGATGATCGAACCTACTGAGAGCGAGCCGAAAGCCGAACTCGACCGTTTCGTGGCCGCCATGTTGGGCATTCGCCGCGAGATTCAGGAAGTGGAAGATGGCCTGCTGAGCGCCGAGGACAGCCCGCTGAGGCACGCGCCACACACGCAGGGCGACCTGATTTCGGATGACTGGAACCGGGCCTACAGCCGTGAAGTGGCCGCCTTCCCCTCCGCCGCGCAGCGGGCGTGGAAGTACTGGCCCGCCGTGAACCGCGTGGACAACGTGTACGGAGACCGGAACTTCGTGTGTAGCTGCCCACTGATCAGCGAGTATGCAGAATTGCAACTGAGCGAATAA
- the gcvH gene encoding glycine cleavage system protein GcvH: MQTPNELKYAPSHEWLSEDGTVGISDFAQDQLGDVVYVELPEVGRIVTAGETIAVVESVKTASDIYAPATGTITAVNDALSGGPELVNSSPYEDGWLFKIDVTEESAELLSAEDYAAANN, from the coding sequence ATGCAAACCCCCAACGAACTGAAATACGCGCCGTCGCACGAGTGGCTGTCTGAGGACGGCACGGTGGGCATCTCCGACTTTGCTCAGGATCAGTTGGGCGACGTGGTGTACGTGGAACTCCCCGAAGTGGGCCGGATCGTGACCGCAGGCGAAACCATAGCCGTCGTGGAGAGCGTGAAGACAGCGTCCGACATCTACGCGCCCGCCACCGGAACCATTACCGCCGTCAACGACGCCCTCAGCGGCGGCCCTGAACTGGTCAACAGCAGCCCCTACGAAGATGGCTGGCTGTTCAAGATCGACGTGACCGAAGAAAGCGCCGAACTGCTGAGCGCTGAGGATTACGCCGCCGCTAACAACTAA
- the gcvT gene encoding glycine cleavage system aminomethyltransferase GcvT, with translation MTLTPEQTLKRTPLHAAHLRAGARMVPFGGWDMPVQYSGVKAEHDAVRTGAGVFDVSHMGEFRITGPDAAAFLNRVTTNDVTKLKPGRAAYNWLPNDSGGLVDDVYVYRVAAEQFFLVVNASNIEKDWAHLQQHTAGFDVTLTDESDRWGLLAVQGPQAEAMLQPHSSVDLNAAKKNAYFAAKLFGFDVWLARTGYTGEDGFEVFTDASEAETIWDKMLAIGLTPAGLGARDTLRLEAGFPLYGHEFADHIHPLSSTYTWVVKNTAHLGAEHIQTAPKQKLIGLALDKVPVREGYPVHLGGAVVGHVTSGSSSPTLGHPIGMALVAAEAGNADAYEVEVRGKLHPARRVELPFYKRA, from the coding sequence GTGACCCTGACCCCCGAACAGACGCTGAAGCGCACGCCGCTGCACGCCGCCCACCTGCGTGCCGGGGCCAGAATGGTGCCGTTTGGCGGCTGGGATATGCCCGTCCAGTACAGCGGCGTGAAGGCCGAACACGACGCCGTGAGAACCGGGGCAGGCGTATTCGACGTGTCCCACATGGGCGAGTTCCGGATCACTGGGCCAGATGCCGCCGCCTTCCTGAACCGCGTGACCACCAACGACGTGACCAAGCTGAAGCCCGGACGCGCCGCCTACAACTGGTTGCCCAACGATTCGGGCGGATTGGTCGATGATGTTTATGTGTACCGCGTGGCCGCAGAGCAATTCTTTCTGGTGGTCAATGCGTCGAACATAGAGAAGGACTGGGCGCATTTGCAGCAGCACACAGCGGGCTTTGACGTGACCCTGACCGACGAATCAGACCGCTGGGGGCTGTTGGCGGTGCAGGGGCCACAAGCCGAGGCCATGCTGCAACCGCACAGCAGCGTAGACCTGAACGCTGCCAAAAAGAACGCCTATTTTGCTGCCAAACTGTTTGGCTTCGATGTGTGGCTGGCCCGTACCGGCTACACGGGCGAGGACGGCTTCGAGGTCTTTACCGACGCCTCGGAGGCCGAAACCATCTGGGACAAAATGCTGGCGATCGGCCTGACGCCTGCGGGCCTCGGCGCACGCGACACCTTGCGGCTGGAAGCAGGCTTTCCCCTCTACGGCCATGAGTTCGCCGATCATATTCACCCGCTCAGCAGCACGTACACCTGGGTGGTCAAGAACACCGCCCACCTCGGCGCAGAACACATTCAGACCGCGCCCAAACAAAAGCTGATCGGTCTGGCGCTGGACAAGGTTCCGGTGCGCGAAGGCTACCCGGTGCACCTCGGAGGCGCGGTGGTAGGTCATGTCACCAGCGGCAGCTCCAGCCCCACGCTGGGTCACCCGATTGGAATGGCGCTGGTTGCTGCTGAGGCTGGAAACGCCGACGCCTATGAGGTAGAAGTGCGCGGCAAGCTGCACCCGGCGCGGCGCGTGGAGTTGCCCTTCTACAAGCGGGCCTGA
- a CDS encoding 5-formyltetrahydrofolate cyclo-ligase, translating to MPPSSDLPIPTASKSEWRAWAREVRAALPDQSQALTAHLAAFLHLHRARRVLAYRALPGEPDVSALAGQFELLAPRARWKPEPHLTLHAWETATELSRFGALQPPASAPRVLLGSVDAVLLPALTFDEQGVRLGYGGGFYDRLLPGFTGLTVGVVWADLIVPTLPTEAHDVRGQWLATELGVRTTRTTTPPIRYS from the coding sequence ATGCCGCCCAGTTCAGATCTCCCCATTCCAACTGCATCCAAAAGTGAATGGCGGGCGTGGGCGCGGGAAGTTCGGGCAGCTTTACCAGATCAATCACAGGCACTGACCGCTCATCTAGCAGCCTTTTTGCATTTGCACAGAGCGCGGCGTGTGCTGGCTTACCGGGCCTTGCCAGGAGAGCCGGATGTGTCGGCGCTGGCAGGCCAATTTGAACTCTTGGCTCCCCGCGCCCGCTGGAAGCCGGAGCCTCATCTGACCCTCCATGCCTGGGAGACGGCCACCGAACTCAGCCGCTTTGGGGCGCTTCAGCCGCCTGCAAGTGCGCCGCGTGTGTTGCTAGGCAGTGTGGACGCCGTGTTGCTGCCCGCCCTCACCTTCGATGAACAGGGCGTGCGCCTAGGCTACGGCGGCGGCTTCTATGACCGCCTGCTGCCCGGATTTACGGGCCTGACGGTGGGCGTGGTGTGGGCAGACCTGATCGTGCCCACACTGCCCACCGAGGCCCATGACGTGCGGGGACAGTGGTTGGCAACTGAACTGGGTGTCCGTACCACCCGGACGACCACGCCCCCCATTCGCTACAGTTGA
- a CDS encoding DUF4394 domain-containing protein — protein MNKTLTRFALLAAVSTVALASCNFTAVPEAPTGRMAYGIDATGQLASFGLGNAGASYSTRAFTGLGAGETLVDLDFWNVDSALYGLSSNGTLYKVDPATGALTKDYVGTTLGTPTAMDFNPVARRLRVFNSTDDNFRITPLGSPATAGTTADGKLVYAATDSKTGTNPMLTAAAYTNSFAGFTAADTATVLYSIDAGTDSLVMHTVGPAFSTLNTVGPLNIDARDGATGFDIVGTNEAYLSTSTGNTATLYTVNLTTGATTQTATINGSLKTFAVSLPARPAAATPLSK, from the coding sequence ATGAACAAAACACTGACCCGCTTCGCCCTGCTCGCCGCTGTTTCTACTGTTGCCCTTGCCTCTTGCAACTTCACTGCTGTTCCCGAAGCCCCCACCGGGCGCATGGCCTACGGGATCGACGCCACCGGGCAACTCGCCAGCTTTGGCCTGGGCAACGCGGGCGCAAGCTACAGCACCCGCGCTTTCACAGGTCTGGGCGCGGGCGAAACCCTGGTGGACTTGGACTTCTGGAACGTAGACAGCGCCCTGTATGGCCTGTCGAGCAACGGCACGCTGTACAAGGTTGACCCGGCCACCGGCGCACTCACTAAGGATTATGTCGGCACGACGCTGGGCACGCCCACCGCGATGGACTTCAACCCCGTTGCTCGCCGCCTGCGCGTCTTCAACAGCACCGACGACAACTTCCGGATTACGCCGCTGGGAAGCCCCGCCACCGCTGGAACTACTGCGGACGGCAAATTGGTCTACGCGGCAACCGATTCCAAAACCGGAACCAATCCCATGCTGACCGCCGCCGCCTACACCAACTCGTTTGCTGGGTTCACGGCTGCCGACACCGCCACAGTCCTGTACTCCATCGACGCAGGTACGGATTCACTGGTCATGCATACGGTGGGGCCAGCATTCAGCACGTTGAATACGGTTGGGCCCCTGAACATAGACGCCCGTGACGGCGCAACCGGATTTGACATCGTGGGCACGAACGAGGCGTACCTCAGCACCAGCACTGGCAATACCGCCACGCTGTATACCGTCAACCTGACCACCGGAGCCACCACCCAGACGGCCACCATCAACGGCAGCCTGAAGACGTTTGCCGTCAGCCTTCCGGCCCGGCCCGCCGCCGCAACCCCGCTCTCCAAGTAA
- the hisIE gene encoding bifunctional phosphoribosyl-AMP cyclohydrolase/phosphoribosyl-ATP diphosphatase HisIE codes for MSPASLSDLNFGADGLIPVVTQDARTGAVLMQAYADRAAVERTLATCEATYFSRSRGAQWIKGVTSGHTQRIVDVRMDCDGDSVLYRVEQTGGACHTGEYSCFYRSLLEGEPEAAAHHAATENGLDGTLERVYATITERLATLPETSYVARLHAGGLDRVLKKISEESGEVLLAAKNGDRAELATEVADLLFHTLFAMAEVGVAPADVAAVLRTREGKTGLKGPKEIG; via the coding sequence ATGAGTCCCGCTTCTCTTTCCGACCTTAACTTTGGCGCCGATGGACTGATTCCCGTGGTGACGCAAGACGCCCGCACAGGCGCAGTGCTGATGCAGGCCTACGCAGACCGCGCCGCCGTAGAACGCACACTCGCCACCTGCGAGGCCACCTATTTCAGCCGCTCGCGGGGAGCGCAGTGGATCAAGGGGGTCACCAGCGGCCACACCCAGCGCATTGTGGATGTGCGCATGGACTGCGATGGAGACAGCGTGCTGTACCGCGTGGAACAGACCGGGGGGGCCTGTCATACCGGGGAATACAGCTGTTTTTACCGCTCCTTGTTGGAGGGTGAACCGGAAGCGGCAGCCCATCACGCCGCCACAGAGAACGGACTGGACGGCACGCTGGAACGCGTGTACGCCACCATCACCGAGCGCCTCGCCACGCTGCCCGAAACCAGTTATGTGGCCCGCCTGCACGCCGGAGGCCTAGACCGGGTGCTGAAGAAAATCAGTGAGGAAAGCGGCGAAGTGCTGCTGGCCGCCAAAAATGGAGACCGCGCCGAGCTTGCCACCGAAGTCGCAGATTTGCTCTTTCATACGCTGTTTGCGATGGCCGAAGTGGGCGTCGCGCCTGCCGATGTGGCCGCCGTGCTGCGAACCCGCGAGGGCAAAACGGGCCTGAAGGGGCCAAAAGAGATCGGCTGA
- the hisF gene encoding imidazole glycerol phosphate synthase subunit HisF, with translation MLTKRIIPCLDVQNGRVVKNVRFFENHRDAGDPLLLAQAYEAQQADELVFYDITATHEGRSLMLDVAAQVAEQVMMPLTVGGGVNHLSDFRQLLMAGADKISVNSGAVKRPELIREASDHHGAQCVMLSIDAKRRANGQGWTVHVGGGRVDTGLDLIEWAVRGQQLGAGELCLNIMDADGTRAGFALDATRAVSRAVDLPVIASGGAGQLTDFRDVLRGGDEGGNADAALAASVFHFGELTVPQVKAYLQAEGIAVRPDWQDTDSDNVRGYTV, from the coding sequence GTGTTGACTAAGCGCATCATTCCCTGCCTCGACGTCCAGAACGGGCGTGTGGTCAAGAACGTCCGGTTTTTTGAAAACCACCGAGACGCCGGAGATCCCCTGCTGTTGGCGCAGGCCTACGAGGCGCAGCAGGCCGATGAGCTGGTATTTTACGACATCACCGCCACGCACGAGGGCCGCAGCCTGATGCTGGACGTGGCCGCGCAGGTGGCCGAACAGGTGATGATGCCCCTGACGGTGGGCGGCGGCGTGAACCACCTGTCGGATTTCCGGCAACTGCTGATGGCGGGCGCAGACAAAATCAGTGTCAACAGTGGGGCCGTGAAGCGCCCAGAGTTGATCCGGGAGGCCAGCGACCACCATGGGGCGCAGTGCGTGATGCTGAGCATAGACGCCAAACGCCGCGCCAATGGGCAGGGTTGGACGGTGCATGTGGGCGGCGGGCGCGTGGATACCGGGCTGGATCTGATCGAGTGGGCAGTGCGCGGGCAACAGCTTGGGGCGGGCGAACTGTGTCTGAACATCATGGACGCCGACGGTACCCGCGCCGGATTTGCGCTGGACGCCACCCGCGCCGTGTCCCGCGCCGTAGACCTGCCCGTGATCGCGTCGGGCGGGGCCGGGCAACTGACCGACTTCCGCGACGTGCTGCGCGGCGGCGATGAGGGTGGGAACGCCGACGCGGCCCTCGCTGCCAGCGTGTTTCATTTTGGAGAACTGACCGTACCGCAGGTCAAGGCCTACCTACAGGCCGAAGGAATCGCGGTGCGCCCCGACTGGCAGGATACGGATTCTGACAATGTGCGAGGCTACACGGTATGA
- a CDS encoding response regulator encodes MEQRRILLVDDNPNDVELALTVLRESGEHQQVFHNVTVASSGAEAIALLNASGTSNLLPDVILLDLKMPQMDGLAVLDAIRATVRTRDIPVVMLTTSGEPRDISDSYAHGASAYVIKPLDFTQFREAMTTITAFWTQLNRRPNLR; translated from the coding sequence GTGGAGCAACGCCGAATTCTGCTGGTGGACGATAACCCCAACGATGTGGAGTTGGCACTGACGGTGTTGCGTGAAAGCGGCGAGCATCAGCAGGTGTTCCACAACGTAACCGTGGCGAGCAGCGGGGCCGAGGCCATTGCCCTGCTGAACGCCAGTGGGACGTCCAATCTTCTCCCCGACGTGATTTTGCTGGATCTGAAAATGCCGCAGATGGACGGCTTGGCTGTGCTGGACGCCATTCGCGCCACCGTCCGCACCCGTGATATTCCAGTGGTGATGCTGACCACCAGTGGTGAACCCCGCGACATCAGCGATTCTTATGCACACGGGGCCAGCGCCTACGTCATCAAGCCGCTGGATTTCACTCAGTTTCGGGAGGCCATGACCACCATTACGGCCTTTTGGACGCAACTGAACCGCCGCCCGAATCTGCGCTAG
- a CDS encoding DinB family protein, whose translation MTVVFSADALATLLDEANQHPWESVRSALAGAEGQPHPRIAALASHLTATKRAYWTLISGVASAGSNTVPPPPGDAGLTRLMAWEVAAARALPESALSLLVTHSGTPLTVSELLRLNARHTAWHAGQIAALARRERSA comes from the coding sequence ATGACTGTGGTCTTCTCAGCAGATGCTCTGGCTACGTTGCTGGACGAGGCCAACCAACATCCTTGGGAGAGTGTTCGCTCGGCGTTGGCGGGGGCCGAGGGACAACCTCATCCCCGGATTGCGGCGCTGGCCTCGCACCTGACGGCCACCAAACGGGCGTACTGGACGCTGATTTCTGGTGTCGCCAGTGCTGGGAGCAATACTGTGCCGCCCCCACCCGGCGACGCGGGCCTGACCCGCCTGATGGCATGGGAAGTGGCCGCCGCCCGCGCCCTGCCCGAATCGGCGCTGAGCCTGCTGGTCACGCATTCCGGCACGCCGCTCACCGTATCCGAACTGCTGCGCCTGAACGCCCGCCACACCGCCTGGCACGCCGGACAGATTGCCGCGTTGGCTCGCCGCGAACGCTCCGCTTAA
- a CDS encoding pyroglutamyl-peptidase I, with product MTFRAGRTLLLTGFEPFHTHPSNPSAAAAEALDGLILPGNLRIHSVLLPVEPHPARARLLPLLGELRPDAVLLTGLAAGRPQVTLERVALNVMDFQIPDNAGQTYRDQPAEVAGPPALLGTLPMRAMLAAWRAAGIPGDISNTAGLYVCNYVMYHALYILQTQGRAHVPAGFLHLPANAEVALAVAPDRPPLPYLPQEELTRAVRVAAGVLG from the coding sequence ATGACTTTCCGCGCTGGCCGTACTCTCCTGCTGACGGGCTTCGAGCCGTTTCATACGCACCCCAGCAACCCCAGTGCCGCCGCTGCCGAAGCTCTGGACGGTCTGATCTTGCCGGGTAACCTCCGTATTCATTCGGTTCTCCTGCCCGTCGAACCTCACCCCGCCCGCGCCCGATTGCTGCCCTTGCTGGGCGAACTGCGGCCAGACGCCGTGCTGCTGACGGGTCTCGCGGCAGGCAGGCCACAGGTGACGCTGGAGCGGGTGGCCCTGAATGTCATGGATTTTCAGATTCCAGACAACGCGGGGCAAACCTACCGCGATCAGCCTGCCGAAGTGGCTGGCCCCCCGGCGCTGCTGGGCACGCTGCCGATGCGGGCCATGCTGGCGGCGTGGCGGGCGGCGGGCATTCCGGGCGACATCAGCAATACGGCGGGTCTGTATGTCTGCAATTACGTGATGTACCACGCGCTTTACATCCTGCAAACGCAGGGCCGCGCCCACGTGCCCGCCGGGTTTTTGCATCTGCCCGCCAATGCCGAAGTTGCGCTGGCAGTGGCTCCGGACCGCCCGCCGCTTCCCTATTTGCCGCAGGAAGAACTGACGCGGGCGGTGCGGGTGGCGGCGGGGGTGTTGGGGTAA
- a CDS encoding DNA-formamidopyrimidine glycosylase yields the protein MPELPEVETTRRKIEPLLRGRVIERIEHDAPHRYRDTHLAVGRRVTGLSRRGKYLMLQLAAAEADGEPDALHDLELIVHLGMTGGFRLEAGKHTRVTLTTDGGTLHFDDARRFGKMAVVRPGQYATMPTLAGMGPEPLTDDFEVADFVARAVTCGAVKPWLLSQKPVSGVGNIYADESLWTAQIHPAQTRLNAEEATRLYHAVREVMGAAVEAGGSTLSDGTYAQHDGEAGAYQHRHHVYDRAGKPCDRCGTTIEKIVLAQRGTHFCPQCQKVQRQKVGAV from the coding sequence ATGCCCGAACTGCCGGAAGTGGAAACGACGCGCCGCAAAATAGAGCCGCTGCTGCGGGGCCGCGTGATAGAGCGCATAGAACACGACGCGCCGCACAGGTACCGCGACACCCATCTGGCGGTGGGCCGCCGCGTGACCGGACTCTCCCGGCGCGGCAAATACCTGATGCTGCAACTGGCCGCCGCCGAAGCAGACGGCGAGCCGGACGCTCTACACGACCTGGAACTGATCGTGCATCTGGGCATGACGGGCGGCTTCCGGCTGGAGGCGGGCAAGCACACCCGCGTGACCCTGACCACCGACGGCGGCACGCTGCATTTTGACGATGCGCGGCGCTTTGGCAAGATGGCGGTGGTGCGCCCCGGCCAGTACGCCACGATGCCCACGCTGGCCGGAATGGGGCCAGAACCCCTCACCGACGACTTCGAGGTGGCCGATTTTGTGGCGCGGGCAGTCACTTGCGGGGCCGTGAAGCCCTGGCTGCTGTCTCAAAAACCAGTCAGCGGGGTGGGCAATATCTACGCCGACGAGAGCCTCTGGACGGCCCAGATTCACCCAGCCCAGACCCGCCTGAACGCAGAAGAAGCCACGCGCCTGTATCACGCCGTCCGCGAGGTGATGGGCGCGGCGGTAGAGGCGGGCGGCAGCACCCTCAGCGACGGCACCTACGCCCAGCACGACGGCGAGGCAGGAGCCTACCAGCACCGCCACCATGTGTATGACCGGGCCGGAAAGCCCTGTGACCGCTGCGGCACCACCATCGAAAAAATCGTGCTGGCCCAGCGTGGCACCCACTTTTGCCCACAGTGTCAGAAGGTACAGCGTCAGAAGGTGGGGGCGGTATGA